A genomic window from Salvia miltiorrhiza cultivar Shanhuang (shh) chromosome 5, IMPLAD_Smil_shh, whole genome shotgun sequence includes:
- the LOC130985103 gene encoding dihydroceramide fatty acyl 2-hydroxylase FAH2-like isoform X1 has protein sequence MADQTFKVDLTKPLVFQVGHLRASYDEWVHKPIIGKDTPRFFENDFMELMTRTVWWVIPLVWLPVASFFASSSARAGIPPCHVAAAVVGGVFMWTLMEYCLHRFLFHMKTTTYWGNTLHYLLHGCHHKHPMDALRLVFPPAAAAILAVPLWSAFKLLTPAPYSPALFGGALLGYVVYDCTHYYLHHGKPFKGIAHELKCREITWTITSEFSTRDLESLPLCGIGCSELSLRESPRKLADYTTTRVHDLS, from the exons ATGGCCGATCAGACGTTTAAGGTGGATTTAACCAAACCACTCGTCTTTCAG GTCGGCCATCTTAGAGCATCTTACGACGAATGGGTTCACAAACCTATTATCGGCAAAGACACCCCACGATTTTTTGAAAATGATTTCATGGAG CTCATGACGCGCACCGTCTGGTGGGTAATTCCTCTCGTCTGGCTACCCGTTGCATCCTTCTTCGCCTCCTCATCCGCAAGAGCCGGAATTCCTCCTTGCCATGTTGCAGCAGCAGTGGTTGGGGGTGTCTTCATGTGGACTTTGATGGAGTATTGCTTGCATCGGTTTCTTTTCCACATGAAAACAACTACCTATTG GGGAAACACACTTCATTACCTCCTTCACGGCTGCCATCACAAGCACCCGATGGATGCCCTCCGGCTCGTCTTTCCtccggcagcagcagcaatcTTAGCCGTTCCG TTGTGGAGCGCGTTCAAGCTTCTAACACCGGCACCCTATTCCCCGGCTCTGTTCGGAGGCGCCTTGCTCGGATACGTCGTGTACGATTGCACACATTACTACCTGCATCATGGAAAGCCATTCAAAGGCATAGCTCATGAACTCAAG TGTAGAGAAATCACATGGACCATCACTTCAGAATTCAGCACAAGGGATTTGGAATCACTTCCACTTTGTGGGATAGGGTGTTCGGAACTCTCGCTCCGAGAATCGCCAAGAAAATTAGCTGATTACACGACTACACGAGTACACGATTTGTCTTAG
- the LOC130985106 gene encoding tubulin beta chain → MREILHIQGGQCGNQIGAKFWEVICDEHGIDQTGRYSGDSELQLERVNVYYNEASGGRYVPRAVLMDLEPGTMDSVRSGPFGQIFRPDNFVFGQSGAGNNWAKGHYTEGAELIDSVLDVVRKEAENCDCLQGFQVCHSLGGGTGSGMGTLLISKIREEYPDRMMLTFSVFPSPKVSDTVVEPYNATLSVHQLVENADECMVLDNEALYDICFRTLKLSTPTFGDLNHLISATMSGVTCCLRFPGQLNSDLRKLAVNLIPFPRLHFFMVGFAPLTSRGSQQYRALTVPELTQQMWDAKNMMCAADPRHGRYLTASAMFRGKMSTKEVDEQMINVQNKNSSYFVEWIPNNVKSSVCDIPPTGLKMASTFIGNSTSIQEMFRRVSEQFTAMFRRKAFLHWYTGEGMDEMEFTEAESNMNDLVAEYQQYQDASANDEEYEEEEEEELAP, encoded by the exons atgagagaaatcCTGCACATCCAGGGCGGGCAATGCGGCAACCAGATCGGCGCCAAATTCTGGGAGGTGATCTGCGACGAGCACGGCATCGATCAGACCGGGAGGTACAGCGGCGACTCCGAGCTCCAGCTCGAGCGCGTCAACGTCTACTACAACGAGGCCAGCGGCGGGAGGTACGTGCCACGCGCCGTCCTCATGGACCTCGAGCCCGGCACCATGGATTCCGTCAGATCCGGGCCCTTCGGCCAGATCTTCAGGCCCGATAATTTCGTCTTCGGCCAGTCCGGCGCCGGGAATAATTGGGCCAAGGGACATTATACCGAGGGAGCCGAGCTCATCGACTCCGTGCTCGACGTCGTGCGCAAGGAGGCCGAGAATTGTGACTGCTTGCAAG GATTTCAAGTATGTCATTCCTTGGGTGGAGGCACGGGATCCGGTATGGGAACCCTTCTCATCTCCAAGATCCGAGAGGAGTATCCGGACAGGATGATGTTGACATTCTCCGTCTTCCCATCTCCAAAGGTATCCGACACTGTTGTTGAGCCATACAACGCCACATTGTCTGTTCATCAGCTCGTTGAGAATGCAGACGAGTGTATGGTTTTGGATAACGAGGCCCTCTATGATATCTGCTTCCGTACTCTTAAGCTCTCCACTCCTACCT TTGGCGACCTCAACCACCTTATCTCCGCCACCATGAGTGGCGTCACATGCTGTCTCCGTTTCCCAGGCCAACTCAACTCTGACCTCAGGAAACTGGCAGTCAACCTGATCCCCTTCCCACGGCTTCATTTCTTCATGGTTGGATTCGCACCCTTGACCTCCCGAGGCTCCCAGCAGTACAGGGCGCTCACAGTGCCGGAACTCACTCAGCAGATGTGGGACGCGAAGAACATGATGTGCGCTGCAGACCCACGCCATGGGCGCTACCTGACCGCCTCAGCCATGTTCCGTGGCAAGATGAGCACCAAAGAAGTTGACGAGCAGATGATCAACGTACAGAACAAGAACTCGTCCTATTTTGTCGAGTGGATTCCTAACAATGTGAAGTCCAGTGTCTGCGACATCCCTCCCACGGGTCTGAAAATGGCTTCCACCTTCATCGGCAACTCCACCTCGATCCAGGAGATGTTCAGACGCGTTAGCGAGCAGTTCACTGCCATGTTCAGGCGCAAGGCTTTCTTGCATTGGTACACTGGTGAAGGAATGGACGAAATGGAGTTCACGGAGGCCGAGAGCAACATGAACGATCTCGTGGCAGAGTATCAGCAGTACCAGGACGCGTCTGCCAACGACGAGGAGTacgaggaggaagaagaagaggagtTAGCTCCTTGA
- the LOC130985108 gene encoding probable 3-hydroxyisobutyrate dehydrogenase, mitochondrial isoform X3 — MDCALASFAHQLLPPKLNNHDVMRAFSEKGFLVKNSPLEVAEESDAVITMLPSSAHVMDVYTGPKGILNHADQLRSWLFIDSSTIDPQTSRKLSAAVATSSLKGGSSTPAMLDAPVSGGIVSAENGTLTFMVGGSEEAYMSARPLFLSMGKNIIHCGGPGNGSAAKICNNLAMAVSMLGVSEAYSLGQSLGIGATTLTEIFNSSSARCWSSDTYNPVPGVMNGVPASRNYDGGFATKLMAKDLNLAATSAKEVGATSPMTSSALQIFTELCDGGYGTKDFSCVFRHYFHGKDEV; from the exons ATGGACTGTGCACTCGCAAGTTTTGCTCATCAACTGCTCCCTcccaaattaaa TAACCATGATGTGATGAGGGCATTCTCCGAGAAAGGGTTTCTCGTGAAGAATTCGCCTCTTGAAGTTGCTGAAGAAAGTGATGCTGTAATCACAATGCTGCCATCTTCTGCCCAT GTGATGGACGTTTACACGGGACCAAAAGGGATCCTTAATCACGCAGATCAGCTTAGGTCGTGGTTGTTCATAGATTCCTCAACAATCGACCCTCAAACATCCAGAAAACTGTCTGCAGCCGTTGCTACTTCTAGTTTGAAAG GTGGCTCTAGCACTCCTGCTATGTTGGATGCTCCTGTTTCCGGAGGTATCGTATCAGCTGAAAACGGAACTCTCACTTTCATG GTTGGTGGTTCTGAGGAAGCTTATATGTCTGCGAGACCTTTGTTTCTCTCGATGGGCAAAAACATCATACACTGCGGTGGTCCGGGAAATGGTTCA GCGGCAAAGATTTGCAACAATTTGGCAATGGCTGTGAGTATGCTTGGGGTTTCGGAAGCTTATTCACTTGGACAGTCATTGGGCATCGGAGCGACTACTTTGACTGAGATATTTAACTCTTCGAGTGCTCGATGTTGGAGTAG CGATACTTACAATCCTGTGCCGGGAGTGATGAATGGGGTGCCGGCTTCTAGGAATTACGATGGAGGGTTTGCTACCAAACTGATG GCTAAGGACTTAAACCTCGCAGCTACATCAGCCAAAGAAGTCGGTGCAACAAGTCCGATGACATCTTCAGCACTACAGAT ATTCACAGAACTTTGTGACGGAGGCTATGGAACGAAGGATTTTTCTTGCGTCTTTCGCCATTATTTCCATGGCAAGGACGAGGTTTAG
- the LOC130985108 gene encoding probable 3-hydroxyisobutyrate dehydrogenase, mitochondrial isoform X2 yields the protein MAVYRLRLLLSLNRGIHGLCTRKFCSSTAPSQIKRVGFIGLGNMGSRMADNLFKAGYNVVVHDINHDVMRAFSEKGFLVKNSPLEVAEESDAVITMLPSSAHVMDVYTGPKGILNHADQLRSWLFIDSSTIDPQTSRKLSAAVATSSLKGGSSTPAMLDAPVSGGIVSAENGTLTFMVGGSEEAYMSARPLFLSMGKNIIHCGGPGNGSAAKICNNLAMAVSMLGVSEAYSLGQSLGIGATTLTEIFNSSSARCWSSDTYNPVPGVMNGVPASRNYDGGFATKLMAKDLNLAATSAKEVGATSPMTSSALQITL from the exons ATGGCTGTTTATAGATTGAGGTTGCTTTTATCACTTAACAGAGGCATCCATGGACTGTGCACTCGCAAGTTTTGCTCATCAACTGCTCCCTcccaaattaaa AGAGTTGGATTCATAGGACTTGGAAACATGGGATCACGGATGGCCGATAACTTGTTTAAAGCCGGATACAATGTTGTGGTTCATGATAT TAACCATGATGTGATGAGGGCATTCTCCGAGAAAGGGTTTCTCGTGAAGAATTCGCCTCTTGAAGTTGCTGAAGAAAGTGATGCTGTAATCACAATGCTGCCATCTTCTGCCCAT GTGATGGACGTTTACACGGGACCAAAAGGGATCCTTAATCACGCAGATCAGCTTAGGTCGTGGTTGTTCATAGATTCCTCAACAATCGACCCTCAAACATCCAGAAAACTGTCTGCAGCCGTTGCTACTTCTAGTTTGAAAG GTGGCTCTAGCACTCCTGCTATGTTGGATGCTCCTGTTTCCGGAGGTATCGTATCAGCTGAAAACGGAACTCTCACTTTCATG GTTGGTGGTTCTGAGGAAGCTTATATGTCTGCGAGACCTTTGTTTCTCTCGATGGGCAAAAACATCATACACTGCGGTGGTCCGGGAAATGGTTCA GCGGCAAAGATTTGCAACAATTTGGCAATGGCTGTGAGTATGCTTGGGGTTTCGGAAGCTTATTCACTTGGACAGTCATTGGGCATCGGAGCGACTACTTTGACTGAGATATTTAACTCTTCGAGTGCTCGATGTTGGAGTAG CGATACTTACAATCCTGTGCCGGGAGTGATGAATGGGGTGCCGGCTTCTAGGAATTACGATGGAGGGTTTGCTACCAAACTGATG GCTAAGGACTTAAACCTCGCAGCTACATCAGCCAAAGAAGTCGGTGCAACAAGTCCGATGACATCTTCAGCACTACAGAT AACTTTGTGA
- the LOC130985104 gene encoding putative germin-like protein 2-1, translated as MGSSMILILTLTIITCTNLVLAHEPSPLQDFCVADFKSRVRVNGFTCLDSKQVTADHFHFRGLHIPGNTSNPLGSFVNRPTVLEIPGLNTLGISTVRVDYAPRGVVPPHRHPRAAEVLTVLEGTVLVGFVTSDPENKLFSKVLRRGDVFAFPFGLIHFQQNVGENDAVTIAFLSSQNPGVIAIANAVFGSNPPINADVLAKAFQVEHDLVNKLQAPYKL; from the exons ATGGGAAGTTCAATGATATTAATCCTAACTCTTACAATAATCACTTGCACTAATCTCGTCCTAGCCCATGAGCCTAGCCCTCTTCAAGATTTTTGCGTTGCCGATTTCAAAAGTCGAG TTAGGGTAAACGGCTTCACTTGCCTAGACTCTAAGCAAGTCACAGCCGATCACTTCCATTTCCGGGGCCTACACATCCCCGGGAACACCTCGAATCCCCTGGGATCCTTTGTGAACCGGCCGACGGTCCTCGAGATCCCGGGGCTCAACACGCTCGGCATCTCCACCGTGCGCGTGGACTACGCGCCGCGAGGGGTGGTCCCGCCCCACCGCCACCCCCGCGCCGCCGAGGTACTGACGGTGCTCGAGGGTACCGTGCTCGTCGGATTCGTGACGTCGGACCCCGAGAACAAGCTCTTCTCGAAAGTGCTGCGAAGAGGCGATGTTTTCGCATTTCCATTCGGATTGATTCATTTTCAGCAGAATGTAGGAGAAAACGACGCCGTTACTATAGCGTTTTTGAGCAGCCAAAACCCGGGCGTCATCGCCATCGCTAACGCCGTGTTTGGCTCTAATCCGCCGATCAATGCTGATGTGTTAGCCAAGGCTTTCCAAGTCGAGCATGACCTTGTCAATAAGCTGCAAGCtccatataaattataa
- the LOC130985107 gene encoding protein POLLENLESS 3-like, giving the protein MLSSSCVDNSGQPRGFLTPPPTWKTQRRSPVMPRSETKPQLRQGDLFHVVHKIPSGDSPYVRAKHVQLVDKDPSRAISLFWQAINAGDRVDSALKDMAVVMKQLNRSDEAIEAIKSFRHLSPPDSQESLDNILVELYKQSGRMEEEIELLQYKLKQVEEGMAFSGRKTKTARSQGKKVQITVQKEYSRLLGNLAWAYMQQKDFKPAEENYRKALSFEADKNKQCNLAVCLMHMNKLTEAKFLLESIPSDSGAVDESYLKSYERACEILAEFESQRGLKPTKQMEHNNESGMARGFADGHLSKTKPFGGRFCSQSQRHSNDSNGALSSPLPSSAKTSKGTSTDFAYEKRADFDWRANHYEPNVSRDFSYRNTPKVPLTQPRRCTRYEDQRKAGLAENANGGYCRKLSFGSSASSETAHSFASQNVDYFCHDAPDEMPNILPQFLGKRNASAKPSEANEQGMDSLAYGCKKSSADFGTVEGIPDQNPAREIPRRDDHHKSWADMVEEEDEQEFGSWRNNYPKINLGKPAQKSSFSDKFSVSVASMDQEGFNDENMDSNVVPETPKLHDPAEEVSREMGTMDLGGGYLSQPEKNALSKNHQPLRRSLCFDQKHKPDTPSVSCCASPLTTKALNFEGQAGGGPCVDDNLGFGNSKSRRRLPVFEDITRFHSSPRR; this is encoded by the exons ATGTTGAGTAGCAGTTGCGTCGACAACTCTGGTCAGCCGAGAGGCTTCTTGACGCCGCCGCCGACATGGAAGACTCAGCGGCGGTCGCCGGTGATGCCGAGGTCGGAGACGAAGCCGCAACTACGTCAGGGAGACCTCTTTCACGTCGTTCACAAGATCCCTTCTGGCGACTCGCCTTATGTTAGAGCCAAACATGTTCAG CTTGTAGACAAGGATCCGAGCAGGGCGATTTCCCTGTTCTGGCAAGCGATAAATGCTGGTGATCGAGTTGATAGTGCTCTTAAAGACATGGCCGTCGTCATGAAACAGTTGAATCGCTCAGATGAGGCTATCGAGGCCATCAAGTCCTTTCGCCATCTCTCTCCTCCCGACTCTCAGGAATCTCTCGACAATATATTGGTTGAACTCTATAAG CAATCGGGAAGGATGGAGGAAGAGATCGAATTGCTTCAGTATAAACTGAAGCAAGTTGAAGAGGGAATGGCGTTTTCCGGGAGGAAAACAAAGACTGCAAGATCTCAAGGAAAGAAGGTTCAGATCACAGTTCAGAAGGAGTATTCGAG GTTGTTAGGAAACTTAGCTTGGGCTTACATGCAGCAGAAAGATTTCAAGCCTGCTGAGGAAAATTACAG AAAAGCGCTATCCTTTGAAGCGGATAAAAACAAGCAGTGTAACTTGGCAGTATGCTTGATGCACATGAACAAGTTGACAGAAGCCAAGTTTCTGCTCGAGTCCATACCATCTGACAGTGGTGCTGTCGATGAATCGTATCTTAAGTCATACGAGCGTGCCTGTGAGATACTGGCCGAGTTTGAGTCACAGCGTGGCCTTAAGCCTACAAAACAGATGGAACATAATAATGAATCTGGGATGGCTAGGGGATTTGCAGATGGACACCTCAGTAAAACTAAGCCATTTGGTGGTAGGTTCTGCTCTCAAAGTCAGAGACATTCTAATGATAGCAATGGGGCGTTGTCGTCTCCACTGCCCTCATCTGCCAAGACGAGCAAAGGAACTTCTACTGACTTTGCATACGAGAAGAGGGCTGATTTTGATTGGAGGGCGAATCATTATGAGCCTAATGTGAGCCGTGATTTCTCCTACCGGAATACTCCAAAAGTTCCGCTCACTCAGCCAAGGAGATGCACGCGCTATGAAGATCAGAGGAAGGCCGGTTTGGCAGAGAACGCTAATGGAGGCTATTGCCGGAAACTGTCATTTGGATCATCTGCCAGTAGTGAAACAGCGCATTCGTTTGCAAGTCAAAACGTCGACTACTTTTGTCATGATGCACCTGATGAGATGCCGAATATATTGCCACAGTTTTTGGGGAAGAGGAATGCATCTGCGAAGCCATCAGAAGCTAATGAACAAGGGATGGATAGTTTGGCATATGGTTGCAAGAAATCATCTGCTGATTTTGGAACAGTAGAAGGAATCCCGGACCAGAATCCGGCTCGTGAGATTCCAAGACGTGATGATCATCACAAGAGTTGGGCTGATAtggttgaagaagaagatgaacaaGAGTTTGGCAGCTGGAGAAACAATTATCCAAAGATCAATCTAGGCAAACCAGCACAGAAATCTTCATTCTCAGATAAGTTCTCTGTTTCTGTTGCTTCAATGGATCAAGAAGGGTTCAATGATGAGAATATGGACTCCAACGTGGTCCCCGAGACCCCTAAGCTGCACGATCCAGCTGAGGAAGTGAGTCGGGAGATGGGAACGATGGATCTTGGAGGCGGGTATCTGTCTCAGCCAGAGAAAAACGCGCTGTCAAAGAACCACCAACCATTGAGACGTTCTCTGTGTTTTGATCAGAAACACAAACCCGATACACCAAGTGTATCGTGCTGTGCTTCACCGTTGACAACCAAAGCTCTCAACTTTGAAGGCCAAGCTGGTGGAGGACCGTGTGTTGATGATAACCTCGGCTTTGGTAACTCCAAGAGCCGGAGGAGGCTGCCGGTTTTCGAGGATATAACGCGTTTTCATTCAAGTCCTAGACGCTGA
- the LOC130985101 gene encoding dihydroceramide fatty acyl 2-hydroxylase FAH1-like codes for MVAQGFTVDLNKPLVFQVGHLGEEYQEWIHQPIVCKESPRFFENDIVEFLTKNKWWYIPLIWLPVVGWSLSRSIYMGHTVLDVVLVVLLGIFTWTLMEYSLHRFLFHIETKSYWGNTFHYLLHGCHHKHPMDGLRLVFPPAATAILLYPFWNFIKLLSTPSTAPALFAGGLLGYVMYDVTHYYVHHGQPTTEYPKNLKKYHLNHHFRIQDKGYGITSSFWDKVFGTLPPPSKVAGKST; via the exons ATGGTGGCACAGGGATTCACTGTTGACTTAAACAAACCCCTCGTCTTCCAG GTTGGCCATCTTGGTGAAGAATATCAGGAGTGGATTCACCAGCCGATTGTCTGCAAAGAAAGCCCTCGATTTTTTGAAAATGACATTGTGGAG TTTTTGACAAAGAATAAATGGTGGTACATTCCTCTTATTTGGCTCCCGGTTGTTGGTTGGTCCCTTTCAAGGTCCATTTATATGGGCCATACAGTTCTTGATGTAGTATTAGTGGTACTACTTGGCATTTTTACCTGGACATTGATGGAATATTCCCTACATCGATTTCTTTTCCACATTGAGACGAAGAGTTATTG GGGTAACACATTTCATTATCTTCTGCACGGCTGTCACCATAAGCACCCAATGGATGGTCTAAGACTCGTTTTTCCACCTGCTGCCACTGCAATTCTTTTGTATCCA TTCTGGAACTTCATTAAATTGTTGTCTACTCCCTCCACTGCTCCTGCTTTATTTGCTGGTGGTCTTCTGGGCTACGTGATGTACGATGTAACTCATTACTACGTGCACCACGGGCAGCCAACCACTGAATATCCGAAAAATCTCAAG AAATATCATCTAAACCACCACTTCCGCATCCAGGACAAAGGTTACGGCATTACTTCCTCGTTCTGGGACAAGGTCTTCGGAACTCTACCGCCCCCATCAAAAGTCGCTGGGAAGAGTACATAA
- the LOC130985108 gene encoding probable 3-hydroxyisobutyrate dehydrogenase, mitochondrial isoform X1, whose amino-acid sequence MAVYRLRLLLSLNRGIHGLCTRKFCSSTAPSQIKRVGFIGLGNMGSRMADNLFKAGYNVVVHDINHDVMRAFSEKGFLVKNSPLEVAEESDAVITMLPSSAHVMDVYTGPKGILNHADQLRSWLFIDSSTIDPQTSRKLSAAVATSSLKGGSSTPAMLDAPVSGGIVSAENGTLTFMVGGSEEAYMSARPLFLSMGKNIIHCGGPGNGSAAKICNNLAMAVSMLGVSEAYSLGQSLGIGATTLTEIFNSSSARCWSSDTYNPVPGVMNGVPASRNYDGGFATKLMAKDLNLAATSAKEVGATSPMTSSALQIFTELCDGGYGTKDFSCVFRHYFHGKDEV is encoded by the exons ATGGCTGTTTATAGATTGAGGTTGCTTTTATCACTTAACAGAGGCATCCATGGACTGTGCACTCGCAAGTTTTGCTCATCAACTGCTCCCTcccaaattaaa AGAGTTGGATTCATAGGACTTGGAAACATGGGATCACGGATGGCCGATAACTTGTTTAAAGCCGGATACAATGTTGTGGTTCATGATAT TAACCATGATGTGATGAGGGCATTCTCCGAGAAAGGGTTTCTCGTGAAGAATTCGCCTCTTGAAGTTGCTGAAGAAAGTGATGCTGTAATCACAATGCTGCCATCTTCTGCCCAT GTGATGGACGTTTACACGGGACCAAAAGGGATCCTTAATCACGCAGATCAGCTTAGGTCGTGGTTGTTCATAGATTCCTCAACAATCGACCCTCAAACATCCAGAAAACTGTCTGCAGCCGTTGCTACTTCTAGTTTGAAAG GTGGCTCTAGCACTCCTGCTATGTTGGATGCTCCTGTTTCCGGAGGTATCGTATCAGCTGAAAACGGAACTCTCACTTTCATG GTTGGTGGTTCTGAGGAAGCTTATATGTCTGCGAGACCTTTGTTTCTCTCGATGGGCAAAAACATCATACACTGCGGTGGTCCGGGAAATGGTTCA GCGGCAAAGATTTGCAACAATTTGGCAATGGCTGTGAGTATGCTTGGGGTTTCGGAAGCTTATTCACTTGGACAGTCATTGGGCATCGGAGCGACTACTTTGACTGAGATATTTAACTCTTCGAGTGCTCGATGTTGGAGTAG CGATACTTACAATCCTGTGCCGGGAGTGATGAATGGGGTGCCGGCTTCTAGGAATTACGATGGAGGGTTTGCTACCAAACTGATG GCTAAGGACTTAAACCTCGCAGCTACATCAGCCAAAGAAGTCGGTGCAACAAGTCCGATGACATCTTCAGCACTACAGAT ATTCACAGAACTTTGTGACGGAGGCTATGGAACGAAGGATTTTTCTTGCGTCTTTCGCCATTATTTCCATGGCAAGGACGAGGTTTAG
- the LOC130985103 gene encoding dihydroceramide fatty acyl 2-hydroxylase FAH1-like isoform X2, translated as MADQTFKVDLTKPLVFQVGHLRASYDEWVHKPIIGKDTPRFFENDFMELMTRTVWWVIPLVWLPVASFFASSSARAGIPPCHVAAAVVGGVFMWTLMEYCLHRFLFHMKTTTYWGNTLHYLLHGCHHKHPMDALRLVFPPAAAAILAVPLWSAFKLLTPAPYSPALFGGALLGYVVYDCTHYYLHHGKPFKGIAHELKRNHMDHHFRIQHKGFGITSTLWDRVFGTLAPRIAKKIS; from the exons ATGGCCGATCAGACGTTTAAGGTGGATTTAACCAAACCACTCGTCTTTCAG GTCGGCCATCTTAGAGCATCTTACGACGAATGGGTTCACAAACCTATTATCGGCAAAGACACCCCACGATTTTTTGAAAATGATTTCATGGAG CTCATGACGCGCACCGTCTGGTGGGTAATTCCTCTCGTCTGGCTACCCGTTGCATCCTTCTTCGCCTCCTCATCCGCAAGAGCCGGAATTCCTCCTTGCCATGTTGCAGCAGCAGTGGTTGGGGGTGTCTTCATGTGGACTTTGATGGAGTATTGCTTGCATCGGTTTCTTTTCCACATGAAAACAACTACCTATTG GGGAAACACACTTCATTACCTCCTTCACGGCTGCCATCACAAGCACCCGATGGATGCCCTCCGGCTCGTCTTTCCtccggcagcagcagcaatcTTAGCCGTTCCG TTGTGGAGCGCGTTCAAGCTTCTAACACCGGCACCCTATTCCCCGGCTCTGTTCGGAGGCGCCTTGCTCGGATACGTCGTGTACGATTGCACACATTACTACCTGCATCATGGAAAGCCATTCAAAGGCATAGCTCATGAACTCAAG AGAAATCACATGGACCATCACTTCAGAATTCAGCACAAGGGATTTGGAATCACTTCCACTTTGTGGGATAGGGTGTTCGGAACTCTCGCTCCGAGAATCGCCAAGAAAATTAGCTGA
- the LOC130985105 gene encoding LOW QUALITY PROTEIN: uncharacterized protein LOC130985105 (The sequence of the model RefSeq protein was modified relative to this genomic sequence to represent the inferred CDS: deleted 2 bases in 1 codon): protein MPFPWKKVKSTRISQLVNDHLHISQKRRDGSSLVVETGFPTSLIDLFIKNREKLKKPSKRRRQSPPIASPDDDVYDPVIEGSPLSCPPPPPPPSLAASPSPQRLSPIPPPPSNEILCCSRIGQRRRIRARLWRNSAAAAADGGGFDRDRDVNGVLIGVSKIFMVVVLALATKRLTVGITISAVLLLFLEYVGKHCGRLSKPPFAAAKGGIGARLLRFTKLEVKQEPSTRKPASLPSITCESSTPPAAAAEIQPEKDTAEERSDYQEIELVEMAMKREESISMSIPNSNSADCKVKSRRAKIKSKMKKIVPKKFRGAKKDHDLPIIDIAEESENGSVSSSVSDHREEEDGNSSIYSDLRLSDVIEEADTKIDDHGSGGGGGKIDAAAARRYMVLCLIVLAGLIGGRPFALALTLLWLLLLKLGQALSNTVSFSVKSG from the exons ATGCCTTTCCCGTGGAAGAAGGTGAAGAGCACGAGAATTTCCCAATTGGTCAACGACCATCTCCACATCTCCCAGAAGCGGCGCGACGGCTCGTCGCTGGTGGTGGAGACCGGTTTTCCGACGTCGCTGATCGATCTCTTCATCAAGAATCGGGAGAAATTGAAGAAGCCGTCGAAGAGGAGGCGTCAGAGTCCGCCGATTGCATCTCCCGACGATGATGTTTATGATCCGGTGATTGAAGGATCGCCCCTCTCTtgccctccgccgccgccgccgccgtcgctcGCGGCGTCGCCGTCGCCGCAGAGACTCTCACCAATCCCGCCTCCGCCGTCAAATGAAATCTTGTGCTGCAGCAGGATCGGGCAGCGGCGGCGCATTCGA GCGCGGCTGTGGAGGAACTCcgctgcggcggcggcggacggCGGTGGTTTTGATAGAGATAGAGATGTTAATGGGGTTTTGATAGGGGTTTCGAAGATTTTTATGGTGGTGGTTTTGGCGTTGGCGACCAAGAGATTGACTGTAGGGATCACCATCTCGGCGGTCTTGCTACTCTTCCTCGAGTACGTCGGGAAACACTGCGGCCGCCTCTCGAAGCCGCCGTTTGCGGCGGCGAAGGGGGGAATCGGTGCTAGATTATTAAGGTTTACCAAGTTAGAAGTGAAGCAAGAGCCTTCAACAAGAAAGCCTGCTTCTTTGCCTTCGATAACCTGCGAATCATCCACGCCGCCTGCCGCGGCGGCGGAGATTCAACCGGAGAAGGATACGGCGGAGGAGAGATCGGATTACCAAGAAATCGAATTGGTGGAGATGGCGATGAAGAGAGAGGAGTCAATCTCAATGTCAATCCCCAATTCCAATTCCGCAGATTGCAAGGTGAAATCGAGAAGAGCCAAGATCAAATCCAAGATGAAGAAAATCGTCCCAAAGAAATTCAGAGGCGCCAAAAAGGATCACGATTTGCCAATCATCGACATTGCCGAGGAATCCGAGAACGGAAGCGTATCATCATCGGTTTCAGATCACAGAGAGGAAGAAGACGGCAACAGCTCCATTTATTCCGATCTCAGGTTGTCGGACGTTATCGAGGAAGCAGACACAAAAATTGACGAccacggcagcggcggcggcggcggaaaaATCGACGCCGCCGCAGCTCGGAGGTACATGGTGCTCTGCCTGATCGTCCTCGCCGGCCTCATCGGCGGCCGGCCGTTCGCGCTTGCGCTAACCTTGCTGTGGCTGTTGCTGTTGAAATTAGGGCAAGCGTTGTCTAATACGGTGTCGTTTAGCGTTAAATCCGGTTAG